One window of Candidatus Binatus sp. genomic DNA carries:
- a CDS encoding SIMPL domain-containing protein encodes MKLRFRAAAAGLALAIVIPAFAAAAWADSGANTPAMRTIEVDGSGETRTSPDTADLDLAIETEAKTAEEAANRNAALATKVIDALKSKLGDKGKITTGGYSLNPEYDQRASEKPRIIGYNAQNSVTVHTGALDLVGPLIDSAIAAGANRVNSLDFSVKDDTKARTEAIAIATRDARAQAEALASALGVKLGKVLKATTMAQARPIPMRMGRAMAMSASVATPVEPGEVTVSATVSLSFEIE; translated from the coding sequence ATGAAGCTGAGATTCCGAGCAGCCGCCGCCGGCCTTGCGCTTGCGATTGTAATCCCAGCGTTCGCTGCCGCGGCGTGGGCGGATAGCGGTGCGAATACTCCCGCCATGCGGACGATTGAAGTTGACGGCAGCGGCGAGACGCGCACCTCTCCCGACACCGCGGATTTGGATCTAGCGATCGAGACTGAAGCGAAGACGGCCGAGGAAGCGGCGAACCGCAACGCCGCGCTGGCGACCAAGGTGATCGACGCGCTCAAGTCCAAACTCGGCGACAAGGGCAAGATTACCACCGGCGGCTATTCGCTGAATCCCGAGTACGACCAGCGTGCGAGCGAGAAGCCCAGGATTATCGGCTACAACGCTCAAAACTCGGTTACGGTGCATACCGGCGCGCTCGACCTCGTTGGCCCGCTCATCGATTCCGCGATTGCGGCCGGCGCAAATCGCGTCAACTCGCTTGACTTCAGCGTCAAGGACGACACCAAGGCGCGTACTGAAGCGATCGCGATCGCAACTCGCGACGCCCGCGCACAGGCCGAAGCGCTTGCGTCTGCGCTGGGCGTGAAGCTCGGCAAGGTCCTCAAGGCGACGACGATGGCGCAAGCGCGGCCGATTCCGATGCGGATGGGAAGGGCAATGGCGATGTCGGCCAGCGTGGCCACACCGGTCGAACCGGGCGAGGTCACCGTGTCGGCGACGGTTTCTCTCAGCTTCGAGATTGAGTAG
- a CDS encoding ABC transporter permease, whose protein sequence is MLAYLVRRIVFGAAVLVGTSVITFAIAFVVPADPAVAMAGAKADPQTLASIRIEMGLDQPLYVQYARYFDRAIHGDLGRSYIRRESVTRLIADRFPATAVLAGAAMALSLMLGIAMGALAAAYRGRAADNILLVISLALVSIPVFWLGTMLLIAVAATIRSFPLGGYSGATSLILPTLTLALGSAGYYSRVLHTSLCDAFDQDYVRTARGKGLSRVRVMLKHAMANALLPLVTLAGLDLAGLLSGVVLTETVFNWPGIGRLAAEAIFNLDIPVIMGTVLFSAFLIVVVNLLVDLLYAWLDPRIRLAETG, encoded by the coding sequence ATGCTCGCTTACCTCGTACGGCGAATCGTATTTGGCGCGGCGGTCCTGGTCGGAACGTCGGTCATCACGTTTGCGATCGCGTTCGTCGTTCCCGCCGATCCCGCGGTCGCGATGGCCGGGGCGAAGGCCGATCCGCAAACTCTCGCCTCGATCCGGATCGAGATGGGGCTGGACCAGCCGCTCTACGTCCAGTACGCGCGCTACTTCGATCGCGCGATTCACGGCGACCTCGGCCGTTCGTATATCCGGCGCGAGAGCGTGACGCGGCTGATAGCCGACCGCTTTCCCGCAACCGCGGTGCTGGCGGGCGCCGCGATGGCGTTGTCGTTGATGCTTGGAATTGCGATGGGCGCGCTGGCGGCCGCGTATCGCGGGCGCGCGGCCGACAACATCCTGCTGGTAATATCGCTGGCGCTGGTGTCGATCCCGGTGTTCTGGCTGGGCACGATGCTGCTGATCGCGGTGGCTGCCACCATTCGCTCATTTCCGCTTGGCGGTTACAGCGGCGCCACCAGCCTGATTCTGCCGACGCTGACGCTCGCGCTCGGCTCGGCCGGCTACTATTCGCGCGTTCTTCACACCAGCCTGTGCGATGCGTTCGATCAGGATTACGTGCGCACCGCGCGCGGCAAGGGTCTCTCGCGCGTCCGGGTGATGCTCAAGCACGCGATGGCAAACGCGCTGCTGCCGCTGGTCACGCTGGCCGGGCTCGATCTGGCGGGGCTGCTTTCGGGCGTGGTTCTGACCGAGACGGTCTTCAACTGGCCGGGGATCGGGCGGCTGGCAGCCGAGGCGATCTTCAATCTCGACATCCCGGTGATCATGGGCACGGTGCTGTTCTCCGCGTTCCTGATTGTCGTCGTCAATCTGCTGGTGGACCTGCTCTACGCGTGGCTCGATCCGCGTATTCGGCTGGCGGAGACCGGATGA
- a CDS encoding lysylphosphatidylglycerol synthase domain-containing protein, which produces MSAGPIPGSSDAPRDGIPPTRATPLWRKATPYLGTVAIFALIFWRIPIRKVEQALSQVPVLEFLAVFMPYSLFYCAIDSACLTWVVRRFNARMHYRDILPIRASMYVLALVNTSLAQGGVAYYLHRKAGVSFLSALSSVLFIALLEIYQLFLFSTLGVIFYTPASAAQVRLVAVLRVVYIAAWAMLAALIIFFAIARRIAPIRNWVENGRAGALLATFIQARPLDYLVVLAIKAPTFLASVVAQYYALALYGIAVPFVKLMLFLPLVFLAAALPIAVAHLGTSQAAWLLFFSSNAPAAKIVAYSIAAQLTFMLCNALIGLVFLPRASRELTALRAEPASTSASA; this is translated from the coding sequence ATGAGCGCCGGGCCGATTCCCGGTTCGAGCGATGCGCCGCGCGACGGGATCCCGCCGACTCGCGCGACACCGCTCTGGCGCAAGGCGACTCCGTATCTCGGAACCGTCGCGATCTTTGCGCTGATCTTCTGGCGCATTCCCATCCGCAAAGTCGAGCAAGCGCTGTCGCAGGTGCCGGTGCTCGAATTCCTGGCGGTGTTCATGCCGTACTCGCTGTTTTACTGCGCGATCGATTCGGCGTGTCTCACCTGGGTTGTGCGCCGCTTCAACGCGCGGATGCACTATCGGGACATCCTGCCGATTCGCGCGAGCATGTACGTGCTGGCGCTCGTCAACACCAGCCTCGCCCAGGGCGGCGTCGCGTACTATCTGCATCGCAAAGCCGGAGTCAGCTTCCTGAGCGCGCTCAGCTCGGTGCTGTTCATCGCGCTGCTCGAAATCTACCAACTTTTTCTCTTCTCGACGCTGGGAGTGATCTTTTACACGCCGGCGAGCGCCGCGCAGGTGAGGCTGGTTGCGGTTCTTCGCGTCGTGTACATCGCGGCATGGGCGATGCTGGCGGCACTAATTATTTTCTTCGCGATTGCCCGGCGGATCGCGCCGATCCGGAACTGGGTCGAGAACGGAAGGGCGGGCGCATTGCTCGCGACTTTTATCCAGGCGCGCCCGCTCGACTACCTGGTGGTGCTGGCGATCAAGGCGCCGACCTTCCTCGCCTCGGTCGTCGCGCAATATTATGCGCTGGCGCTGTATGGGATCGCGGTCCCGTTCGTGAAGCTGATGCTGTTTCTGCCGCTGGTGTTCCTGGCGGCCGCGCTGCCGATCGCGGTAGCTCATCTCGGCACCAGCCAGGCGGCGTGGCTGTTGTTCTTCTCGAGCAACGCGCCGGCGGCGAAGATCGTCGCCTACAGTATCGCCGCGCAACTCACCTTCATGCTTTGCAACGCGCTGATCGGACTGGTGTTCCTGCCGCGCGCCAGCCGCGAGCTGACCGCGCTGCGCGCCGAGCCCGCAAGCACTTCAGCGAGCGCGTGA
- a CDS encoding deoxyribonuclease IV → MANTGKPSRPILGAHMSIAGGVGEALIRGQQAGCECIQIFTKSSRQWASKPYSKEEIENFKRNQIETGIGIVIAHDSYLVNLGAPDEALRIKSVKAFIDELNRCEALGVPTLVAHPGAHVGAGVENGLKTIAKSIDEAHAACKGFAVKIALEITAGQGSTLGHTFQQMAQIFDAVVEHERLRLCFDTEHAFAAGYELRTPEGYENTFSELDKFIGIKKLAAFHLNDSLKDFHSRVDRHQHIGKGFIGLDAFRRILNDRRFFGLPMCLETPKGPDLKEDIENLATLRRLFKN, encoded by the coding sequence ATGGCAAACACCGGCAAACCCAGCCGTCCAATCCTTGGCGCGCATATGTCGATCGCCGGAGGTGTCGGCGAGGCGCTGATTCGGGGCCAGCAGGCCGGCTGCGAATGCATTCAGATTTTTACCAAGTCGTCGCGACAGTGGGCGTCGAAGCCGTACAGCAAAGAGGAAATCGAGAATTTCAAACGCAATCAAATCGAAACCGGCATCGGGATCGTGATCGCGCACGACTCCTACCTGGTGAATCTCGGCGCGCCCGATGAAGCTCTGCGGATCAAGTCGGTCAAGGCGTTTATCGATGAGCTGAATCGGTGCGAGGCGCTCGGCGTGCCCACGCTGGTCGCGCATCCGGGCGCTCATGTCGGCGCGGGGGTTGAGAATGGACTCAAGACGATTGCAAAGTCGATCGACGAGGCGCACGCCGCATGCAAAGGCTTCGCGGTGAAGATCGCGCTGGAAATCACCGCCGGCCAGGGCAGCACGCTCGGCCACACGTTTCAGCAGATGGCGCAAATCTTCGACGCCGTCGTTGAACACGAGCGCCTCCGGCTATGCTTCGACACCGAGCATGCCTTCGCCGCCGGCTACGAGCTGCGCACTCCGGAAGGCTATGAAAATACCTTCAGCGAACTCGACAAGTTTATCGGAATCAAAAAACTGGCCGCGTTTCATCTCAACGACTCGCTCAAGGACTTCCATTCGCGCGTCGATCGCCATCAGCATATCGGGAAGGGATTTATCGGGCTCGACGCGTTTCGCCGCATCCTCAACGATCGGCGGTTTTTCGGCCTGCCGATGTGCCTGGAGACGCCCAAGGGTCCCGACCTGAAAGAGGATATCGAGAACCTGGCGACCTTGCGCCGTCTCTTCAAGAACTGA
- a CDS encoding VIT1/CCC1 transporter family protein produces the protein MAAIDPAGKRRLFERLSSVREIVFGVQDGVLTTAGVLCGLSGAVSQHSQVALAALASTAAGALSMAAGAYLGTRAETEVLSAELELVRVDAAAKPYTVQEGLLDELCKEGLSREGAYRIVRLLSTSPKALASTAEAKMFGLSGGTFGRPALDGIVMGIAFLAGAVVPLLPYMLIPDPRYDLGGALVATALTLFGVGYFEGWLAHRADRWRPGLRFLAIAMSAAAAGYLIGLAISPLGATAG, from the coding sequence TTGGCCGCAATCGATCCCGCGGGGAAAAGGCGGCTGTTCGAGCGGCTCTCGAGCGTGCGCGAAATTGTGTTCGGCGTGCAGGACGGCGTGCTGACCACCGCGGGCGTGCTGTGCGGGCTCAGCGGCGCCGTCTCACAGCATTCGCAGGTCGCGCTCGCCGCCCTGGCTTCCACCGCGGCCGGTGCGCTCTCGATGGCTGCAGGAGCCTACTTGGGCACGCGCGCGGAAACCGAGGTGCTGAGCGCCGAGCTTGAGCTCGTGCGCGTCGACGCTGCCGCCAAGCCGTACACCGTCCAGGAAGGATTGCTCGACGAGCTGTGCAAGGAAGGCCTCAGTCGCGAGGGCGCCTATCGCATCGTCCGCTTGCTCAGCACCTCGCCCAAGGCTCTCGCATCGACCGCCGAGGCAAAGATGTTCGGGCTCAGTGGCGGGACGTTCGGCAGGCCGGCGTTGGATGGAATCGTGATGGGGATCGCATTCCTGGCCGGCGCGGTGGTGCCGCTGCTGCCGTACATGTTAATTCCAGATCCCCGCTACGACCTTGGCGGCGCGCTGGTTGCAACCGCGCTCACCTTGTTCGGGGTTGGATACTTCGAGGGTTGGCTCGCGCATCGCGCCGATCGCTGGCGGCCGGGCCTGCGCTTTCTTGCAATCGCGATGAGCGCGGCGGCCGCCGGCTATCTGATCGGGCTGGCGATCTCGCCACTCGGTGCAACCGCAGGCTAA
- a CDS encoding redoxin domain-containing protein has protein sequence MLKPGDPAPSFDLDCALDGRIARSSLAKISSELVLIFFYPRDFSFICPTEVTGFNKALKEFTAEETTIVGISIDDVDSHLRWARELGGIGYPLLADPDGNLARAYGVFDDQQKVALRATFILDRKRKVAFAASCPLNVGRSVIETLRIVRALRTGQLCPADWTPGVEFGPANREF, from the coding sequence ATGCTGAAGCCCGGCGATCCCGCACCGTCGTTCGATCTTGACTGCGCGCTTGATGGGCGTATCGCACGCTCCAGTCTGGCGAAGATTTCTTCCGAGCTGGTTCTGATCTTTTTCTATCCGCGCGACTTTTCCTTCATCTGTCCCACCGAGGTCACGGGCTTCAACAAGGCGCTGAAGGAATTTACCGCCGAGGAGACGACGATCGTGGGCATCAGTATCGACGACGTGGACAGCCATCTGCGATGGGCCCGCGAGCTCGGCGGAATCGGCTACCCGCTGCTCGCCGACCCGGACGGCAATCTGGCGCGCGCCTACGGCGTTTTCGACGACCAGCAAAAGGTCGCGTTGCGTGCGACGTTCATCCTCGATCGGAAACGCAAGGTTGCGTTCGCCGCATCATGCCCGCTGAACGTCGGACGCAGCGTGATCGAGACGCTTCGAATCGTGCGCGCGCTCCGAACCGGCCAACTTTGCCCCGCCGATTGGACTCCGGGCGTCGAGTTCGGTCCCGCCAACCGCGAGTTCTAG
- the trpS gene encoding tryptophan--tRNA ligase, with the protein MIKRILTGDRPTGPLHLGHYVGSLQNRIRLQDEYDTYLLIADIQALTDNFEHPEQLEANIFEVALDYLAVGLDPDKVKIVVQSMVPELTELTIYFMNLVTTATLERNPTLKDEIKQRNFTSRLPVGFYTYPISQASDITIFKAHLVPVGEDQLPMIEQAREIVRRFNRMYDKVLIEPKALVGQVARLPGTDGGAKMSKSLGNCIYLGDSPEVVRKRVMSMFTDPTRLHPTDPGHVEGNPVFTYHDVFNPDKAEIEDLKERYRKGTVGDVEVKEKLFKALNVFLEPIRERRAHFASKPDRVREIIVEGTRKGRAVAQATMAEVRTAMKISYRF; encoded by the coding sequence ATGATTAAACGAATACTCACTGGAGACCGTCCCACCGGGCCATTGCATCTCGGCCATTATGTAGGATCGCTGCAAAACCGGATACGCCTGCAGGATGAATACGATACCTACTTGCTAATCGCCGACATCCAGGCGCTGACCGACAACTTCGAGCATCCCGAGCAGCTCGAAGCGAATATCTTCGAGGTCGCGCTCGACTACCTGGCGGTCGGCCTCGATCCGGACAAGGTGAAGATCGTCGTTCAATCGATGGTCCCGGAGCTGACCGAGCTGACGATCTACTTCATGAACCTTGTCACCACCGCGACGCTCGAGCGCAATCCGACGCTCAAGGACGAAATCAAGCAAAGGAATTTCACGAGCCGCCTGCCGGTGGGCTTTTACACGTATCCAATCTCGCAGGCTTCGGACATCACGATCTTCAAGGCGCATCTAGTCCCGGTCGGCGAGGACCAGCTCCCGATGATCGAGCAGGCGCGCGAGATCGTGCGGCGCTTCAATCGCATGTACGACAAAGTCCTCATCGAACCGAAGGCGCTGGTCGGCCAGGTGGCGCGGCTGCCGGGGACGGACGGCGGCGCGAAGATGTCGAAGTCGCTCGGCAACTGCATCTACCTTGGCGATTCGCCCGAGGTCGTGCGCAAGCGCGTGATGTCGATGTTCACCGATCCCACGCGCCTGCATCCAACCGATCCCGGCCACGTCGAGGGCAATCCCGTTTTCACGTATCACGACGTGTTCAATCCGGATAAGGCGGAAATCGAAGACTTGAAGGAGCGCTACCGCAAGGGCACGGTCGGCGACGTCGAGGTCAAGGAGAAGCTGTTCAAGGCGCTGAACGTTTTTCTGGAACCGATTCGCGAGCGCCGCGCGCATTTCGCGTCGAAGCCCGATCGCGTCCGCGAGATAATCGTCGAGGGTACGCGTAAGGGACGCGCCGTCGCGCAGGCAACGATGGCCGAAGTGCGCACCGCGATGAAGATCAGCTACCGATTTTAG
- the proS gene encoding proline--tRNA ligase, with amino-acid sequence MAEKQAKPNDKKVTPRSEDFAAWYNDICLRAELADYSPVRGCIVFRPDGFAIWEMLRDELDRRIKQTGARNAYFPLFIPQSFLQKEAQHVEGFAPELAVVTHGGGKELEEPLIVRPTSETIINHMFAQWIRSHRDLPMMLNQWCNVVRWEMRTRLFLRTTEFLWQEGHTAHATREEAERETLTMLEVYRRFVEEFLAIPLIVGRKSAAERFPGAVETYAIEGLMGDGRALQCGTSHFLGQNFAKPFEIRYLDDQNQMQFVWQTSWGVSTRLLGAIVMAHGDDQGLRLPPAVASTQAVVVPIFRKPEEGEKVLAAARAALESLTQAGIRARIDDREGLTPGFKFNDWEMRGVPVRIEIGPRDVASGEAVFARRDKSGPESKSKASLGSIADAVGALLGEIQKNLYAQAKAAMIANTRKFDDYAQFRNHMEGEGGGGFADVYWCGNPVCETRIREETKATCRAIPLTNDGVAGVCMVCGEPAAERAYFAKAY; translated from the coding sequence ATGGCGGAAAAACAAGCAAAACCAAATGACAAGAAGGTAACCCCGCGCAGCGAGGACTTCGCCGCGTGGTACAACGACATCTGTCTGCGCGCGGAGCTGGCGGACTACTCGCCGGTGCGCGGATGCATCGTGTTTCGTCCCGACGGTTTCGCCATTTGGGAGATGCTGCGCGACGAGCTCGACCGGCGCATCAAGCAAACCGGCGCCCGCAACGCATACTTTCCCCTGTTCATCCCGCAGAGCTTCCTGCAAAAGGAGGCGCAACACGTCGAGGGGTTCGCGCCCGAGCTTGCGGTCGTTACGCACGGCGGCGGCAAGGAGCTCGAAGAGCCGCTGATCGTGCGTCCCACCTCCGAGACGATCATCAACCATATGTTCGCGCAGTGGATCAGATCGCATCGCGACCTGCCGATGATGCTCAATCAATGGTGCAACGTCGTGCGCTGGGAGATGCGCACGCGTTTGTTCCTGCGCACCACCGAGTTCCTCTGGCAGGAGGGACACACCGCGCACGCCACGCGCGAGGAAGCCGAACGCGAAACGCTCACGATGCTCGAAGTGTACCGCCGGTTCGTCGAGGAGTTCCTGGCGATTCCGCTGATCGTCGGACGCAAGAGCGCGGCCGAGCGATTCCCGGGCGCCGTCGAGACCTACGCGATCGAGGGCTTGATGGGCGACGGGCGCGCGCTGCAATGCGGCACCTCGCATTTTCTCGGCCAGAACTTCGCCAAGCCGTTCGAGATCCGCTACCTCGACGATCAAAATCAGATGCAGTTCGTCTGGCAGACGAGCTGGGGGGTATCGACCCGGCTGCTCGGCGCGATCGTGATGGCGCACGGCGACGACCAGGGACTGCGGCTGCCGCCGGCGGTCGCCTCGACGCAAGCGGTCGTCGTGCCCATATTCCGCAAACCCGAGGAGGGCGAAAAAGTCCTCGCCGCGGCGCGTGCCGCGCTGGAATCGCTGACGCAGGCCGGAATCCGCGCGCGCATCGACGATCGCGAAGGACTGACGCCGGGGTTCAAGTTCAACGACTGGGAGATGCGCGGCGTGCCGGTGAGAATCGAGATCGGACCGCGCGACGTTGCCTCGGGCGAGGCAGTATTCGCGCGGCGCGACAAGTCGGGGCCGGAATCAAAGAGCAAGGCGTCGCTCGGATCGATCGCGGACGCGGTCGGCGCGCTGCTGGGCGAGATTCAGAAAAATCTCTACGCGCAGGCGAAGGCCGCGATGATCGCGAATACGCGAAAGTTCGACGACTACGCCCAGTTTCGCAATCACATGGAAGGCGAGGGCGGCGGTGGATTCGCCGACGTCTATTGGTGCGGGAATCCAGTGTGCGAGACGCGGATTCGCGAGGAGACCAAAGCGACTTGCCGCGCAATTCCACTCACCAATGACGGCGTCGCGGGGGTGTGCATGGTATGCGGCGAGCCGGCGGCCGAGCGCGCGTATTTCGCCAAGGCGTATTGA
- a CDS encoding ABC transporter permease: MNIRRLVTLETVGAAMVSVLVIVAIFAPLLAPHDPTIVVAPTFGDPGAPSFAFPMGTDELGRDVLSRIIFGARISLTVGVAAMAVTMTIGIAIGLCSGFFGGAVDFILMRFTDLMLSLPPLLLAMALVAVLGPSLRTIFIVIGLVSWTSIARVVRAETLAMSRRDFVVGATALGAPSRRVIARHIVPNVLPIIVVMAALRTSDTLLLDAALSFLGLGVPPPTPSWGRMIEEATIYFRTAPWLATFPGLAIFYAVLSFNLLGYGFLRRRSQ, from the coding sequence ATGAATATCCGCCGCCTCGTCACGCTCGAAACCGTTGGCGCCGCGATGGTCAGCGTGCTCGTGATCGTCGCGATCTTTGCGCCGTTGCTCGCGCCGCACGATCCGACGATCGTCGTCGCGCCGACCTTTGGCGATCCCGGCGCGCCCTCATTCGCATTTCCGATGGGCACCGACGAACTCGGCCGCGACGTGCTCTCGCGCATCATCTTCGGCGCCCGAATATCGCTCACCGTCGGCGTCGCCGCGATGGCGGTCACGATGACCATCGGCATCGCGATCGGCCTGTGCTCGGGATTCTTCGGTGGCGCAGTCGATTTTATTCTGATGCGCTTCACGGACCTGATGCTGTCGCTGCCGCCGCTGCTGCTCGCGATGGCGCTGGTTGCGGTGCTGGGACCGAGTTTGCGCACGATCTTCATCGTCATTGGGCTGGTTTCATGGACGTCGATCGCGCGCGTGGTGCGGGCGGAAACGCTGGCGATGTCCCGGCGGGATTTCGTGGTCGGCGCTACGGCTCTGGGCGCGCCGTCACGCCGAGTGATCGCGCGCCATATCGTCCCCAACGTCCTGCCGATAATCGTCGTGATGGCGGCGCTCAGGACCTCCGACACCCTGCTGCTCGACGCCGCGCTCAGCTTCCTTGGGCTGGGCGTGCCGCCGCCAACGCCGAGTTGGGGCCGAATGATCGAAGAGGCGACGATTTACTTCCGCACCGCGCCGTGGCTGGCGACCTTCCCCGGTCTGGCGATCTTTTACGCGGTGCTCAGCTTCAATCTGCTCGGCTACGGATTTTTGCGCAGGCGCTCGCAATGA
- a CDS encoding NAD(+)/NADH kinase, with protein sequence MAKRSIKTVGLVVKYERPDAITIARTLTRLLRSRHKTPLADTETAKKIGAEAVQGHLLADRADLIVVLGGDGTLLGVARLVASKGIPILGVNLGGLGFLTEVAIKEAPAALRRILDGDYQVDRRIMLEAIVERAAEQFTQPFLALNDVVVGKGPLGGMLQLDVFAGHKAFCSYRADGLIIATPTGSTAYALSAGGPIVFPTVNAIVVAPICPHTLSNRPVVLPDSFEIEIHVKAPDHDAIFTVDGQESAQLGPTDVIRIHRARHVVSLIRSAHPNFEIWRDKLHWG encoded by the coding sequence GTGGCGAAGCGATCCATAAAGACGGTCGGCCTGGTCGTCAAGTACGAGCGGCCCGACGCGATCACCATCGCGCGAACCCTCACCCGCCTTCTCCGCAGCAGGCACAAGACTCCGCTCGCGGACACCGAGACGGCGAAAAAGATCGGCGCCGAGGCCGTGCAAGGGCATCTCCTCGCCGATCGTGCCGATCTGATCGTCGTGCTCGGCGGCGACGGCACGCTGCTCGGCGTCGCGCGCCTGGTCGCATCGAAGGGGATTCCGATCCTGGGCGTAAATCTTGGCGGGCTTGGCTTCCTGACCGAAGTGGCTATCAAGGAGGCGCCAGCCGCCCTGAGACGCATACTCGACGGCGACTACCAGGTCGATCGGCGCATCATGCTCGAGGCAATCGTCGAACGCGCAGCCGAGCAGTTCACCCAGCCGTTTCTGGCGCTCAACGACGTGGTCGTCGGCAAAGGCCCGCTCGGCGGGATGCTTCAGCTCGACGTATTCGCCGGCCACAAAGCCTTCTGCTCCTACCGCGCCGACGGATTGATCATCGCAACTCCCACCGGCTCGACCGCATATGCGCTCTCCGCTGGCGGCCCGATCGTTTTTCCCACCGTCAACGCGATCGTGGTCGCGCCAATCTGCCCGCATACGCTGAGCAACCGCCCGGTGGTGCTGCCGGATTCGTTTGAAATCGAGATTCACGTGAAGGCGCCGGATCACGACGCGATTTTCACCGTCGACGGCCAGGAGTCGGCGCAACTGGGCCCCACCGACGTAATCAGAATCCATCGCGCGCGCCACGTCGTTTCGCTAATCCGCTCCGCTCATCCGAATTTTGAAATCTGGCGTGACAAGCTCCACTGGGGATAG
- a CDS encoding ABC transporter substrate-binding protein, giving the protein MIRRRLKPARITLLLQAIAIALAAGCGGGPPPLKLPPHAMVLRLADADDVPTLDPAAGYDTVSWTFEQAIFDTLVRYGDGNIELEPDIATAWEVSPDATTFTFHLRADARFSDGRAVTSADFRYGIERVLNPATRSRGMEYYRGIVGAADFAAHRSAHVSGIETPDNSTIVFHLGAPDPIFAHKLAMPFASAIPRDVAEKWGDDFSRHVVGSGAFMLREWIGGQRLVLVRNPCYFAKPLPHLDAIVESVGVNQELQWLRFDAGQIDAVVDIPPAEFPYVMKTPALRKLTLAKTTVTTRYLGMNCQMWPFTDVRVRRALSCAIDRRKLIAILNGRGVVARGLMPPNLPGYDPNLEGYDYDPAKARALLEQAHLARGFEFEIWMRADQTILMLAQSIQQDLAPLGIRARLKPVAWGPFLEAIRQPRTVQSFMQGWEADFPDPENFLGALLSRAEWGSNNDSFYSNPAVEQLLGEAEPVADLKKRYALYDQAEKIVVADAPWVFLYYPVTYIIRQPWVHDYVINPMRPTRFEHVWLSPHPD; this is encoded by the coding sequence ATGATCCGTCGAAGACTCAAGCCCGCGCGCATCACGCTGTTGCTCCAGGCAATCGCGATCGCACTAGCCGCGGGATGCGGCGGCGGACCACCGCCGCTCAAGTTACCGCCGCACGCGATGGTGCTCCGGCTTGCGGATGCCGACGACGTGCCGACACTGGACCCGGCGGCTGGATATGACACCGTTTCCTGGACTTTCGAACAGGCAATTTTCGACACCCTGGTGCGCTACGGCGACGGCAATATCGAACTCGAACCCGATATCGCAACCGCCTGGGAAGTCTCGCCCGACGCGACGACTTTTACCTTTCACCTGCGCGCTGACGCCCGTTTTTCCGACGGACGAGCCGTAACCAGCGCCGACTTCCGCTATGGAATCGAACGCGTGCTGAATCCCGCCACGCGCTCGCGAGGGATGGAGTACTACCGCGGTATCGTGGGCGCGGCCGATTTCGCCGCGCATCGCAGCGCCCACGTGAGCGGAATCGAGACGCCTGACAATTCGACAATCGTTTTCCACCTGGGCGCACCCGATCCGATCTTCGCGCACAAGCTCGCGATGCCGTTTGCGTCGGCCATCCCGCGCGACGTCGCGGAAAAATGGGGCGACGATTTTTCCCGCCACGTCGTTGGCAGCGGCGCCTTCATGCTGCGCGAGTGGATTGGCGGGCAACGCCTGGTGCTGGTGCGCAATCCCTGCTACTTCGCCAAACCGTTGCCGCATCTCGACGCGATCGTCGAGTCGGTCGGAGTAAACCAGGAGCTGCAATGGCTGCGCTTCGACGCGGGCCAAATCGACGCGGTGGTCGATATCCCGCCGGCCGAGTTCCCCTACGTCATGAAAACTCCGGCGCTGCGAAAGTTGACCCTGGCGAAAACCACGGTCACGACCCGCTACCTCGGCATGAACTGCCAGATGTGGCCGTTCACCGACGTCCGCGTGCGCCGCGCGCTGAGCTGCGCGATCGACCGCCGCAAGCTGATCGCAATTTTGAACGGACGCGGCGTCGTCGCGCGCGGTCTTATGCCGCCGAACCTGCCCGGCTACGACCCCAATCTCGAGGGCTACGACTATGACCCGGCGAAGGCGCGCGCACTGCTCGAACAGGCGCATCTCGCACGCGGCTTCGAGTTTGAAATCTGGATGCGCGCCGACCAGACCATCCTGATGCTCGCACAATCGATACAGCAGGATCTCGCGCCGCTCGGAATCCGCGCCAGGCTGAAGCCGGTCGCGTGGGGGCCGTTTCTCGAAGCGATTCGCCAGCCCCGCACAGTGCAATCGTTCATGCAGGGATGGGAGGCTGACTTTCCCGATCCCGAGAATTTTCTCGGTGCGCTGCTTTCGCGTGCCGAGTGGGGTTCCAACAACGACAGTTTTTATTCCAACCCCGCGGTCGAGCAACTACTCGGTGAAGCCGAGCCCGTGGCCGACCTGAAAAAGCGCTACGCACTCTACGACCAGGCCGAGAAGATCGTCGTCGCCGACGCGCCGTGGGTTTTTCTCTACTACCCGGTGACTTACATAATCCGCCAGCCGTGGGTGCACGATTACGTGATCAATCCGATGCGGCCGACGCGCTTCGAGCACGTCTGGCTCTCCCCGCACCCGGATTAG